The genomic region AACTGCCTCTTCGGGAGATTGCTGTGGATTTTAATGAACTAATGATAATGCTGGCTGAGTCGGCAATCTGGGTTCAGGAACAGATGAATTAACAGGATAGACGGAAGGAAGCACAGCAGACGTATGGATATCCGAAAGTTAAGATACTTTATCACCGTGGCGGAGGAGCTTCATTTCCACCGTGCAGCAGAAAAATTAAATATGACGCAACCACCGTTGAGCCAGCAGATTCAGAATTTAGAGGAAGAGCTTGGGGTAAAGTTGTTGGAACGCACAAGAAAAATGGTTCGTCTGACACCAGCAGGTGCCGTATTTTTGGAACAGGCCAGACTCATCCTGGCCCAACTTGATCGATCTATTCAGCTTACACAAAAGGCAGATCAGGGTATCATCGGGCATATAACCGTGGCGTTTGTGGATTCGGCTTCAGGGAGCATTATGGTGGATGTACTCAGGAAATTTCGCGCTGCGTACCCGCAGATTGAATTGACATTACGTGAGATGACTTCGTCCCAGCAATTGCAGGCACTGGAAGACGGACAGATCCATATTGGATTTCTGCGCTATCAGGAAGATACCCGCCATGTTTCGTTCCGTCCCTGTCAGATGGAAACGTTGATTGCCGTGTTGCCAGATCATCACCCGATGGCTTCTCAGACTCAAGTTTCAATTCGAGAACTGGCGGATGAAGATTTTATTTTATTCCCAAGGCATCTGGGCTCTCCGTTCCATCGTCTCGTTCTGGATTATTGCAGAGCACATGGCGTAGACCCTCGAATTACGCAGGAAGCGATCCAGATGTATACGATTGTGAATCTCGTTGCGGCTGGCATGGGCATTTCCATTGTTCCATCATCGGTGGATGTGTTCCAGCGAAAGGGTGTAGTCTTTCTTCCATTACAAGAAAATCCGCCCTCCGTACCGTTGTACACGGCATGGCGGACGGATATGAATCAGGAAGTGGTATCCCGTTTTATGAACTTTGTTGATGAATGCGTTTAACCCGTCTTGGCTGGATCACGCTCAATCCAAGGATTCAATATTTCATCAATACGAGTCATGATCTCAGGGTCCAATTTCACATCAGAAGCTTTTACATTTTCCAATACCTGCTCCGGCCGGGATGCACCGATAATGACGGAACTGACATACGAATGCTGAAGCACCCATGCCACAGCGAGTTGGGGGAGCGTAAGACCAATCTCTTTAGCGAGCGGAACAAGCTCTTGCACAGCGGTAAGAACATCTGCGCGTAACCACTGACCAGCCAATTTGTTGAAAAAGGGTGCTCCTGCCTCTCCGGCTGCACGTGATCCGGTGGGTAATGCTTCGTTAGGCACATATTTGCCTGATAGTATGCCCTGAGCCAGAGGAGACCATGTGATCTGTCCCAGTCCTACTTGATCGCTTGCGGGTACGACTTCTTGCTCAATCACACGCCATAACATGGAATATTGGGGTTGACTTGCAATAAAGGGCACACGAAGTTCCCGCGCCAAAGCGGCTCCTCTTGCGATCTGATCCGCGTTCCATTCGCTTACGCCAATGTAGTGGACTTTGCCCTGACGCACCAGATCGGCAAACGCAAGAAACGTTTCCTCCAGAGGAGTATTGTAATCATAACGGTGAGCGTAATAGACATCGATATAATCAGTCTGTAACCGACGTAAGGAACCATGACAGGCTTCCATAATGTGTTTCCGGGAAAGTCCGCGGTCATTATGACCAGAGCCGGTGGGGTGACAGACTTTGGTGCACAGTTCAATACTTTCTCTTCGTACATCCTTAAGAGCCTGTCCTAACACGGATTCTGCCTTGGTATTGGAGTATACGTCTGCGGTATCGAATGTGGTAATACCTGCATCCAAAGCGGCTCGCACACAAGCTTCTGCTATTCCATCCTCGACTTGCGCTCCATGCGTAATCCAGTTGCCGAGTGAAATCTCACTGACGGTTAATCCACTGTTTCCTAATTTGCGATATTCCATTCTTGCCGCCTCCCTAAGTCATCTGGACTCCATTGTAGCAATGGCAGATTAATAGGTGAAATATCTTTTAAACCCATCTTTGATACGAAAAAGATATCAGTGAATTTACATTTTCTCTTGAATGTATTTGCGATAGAGAGCGGGCGTAATCTCCTCGAACTTTTTGAATATTTTGATAAAATATCCCGATTCATTGAATCCCAGCTCATCACTGATCTGTGAGACAGGCATGTCGGTGACCTCCAGTAATTGCTTGGCCCACTTGATTTTGAGTCGTGCCAGGTAGGTTGTGAAGTTCTCACCGGTTTCCTTGGCAAACAGCCTGCTGAAATAACTCGGACTCAGGTGGCATAGATCGGCCATTTGTTTGAGTGAAACCTGCTCACTCTTGTGACTGTGAATGTATTCAAATGCAGGCTGGAGCACCGGGCTGGAGCTTTCCGCATCACTTGGGCTGTTTTTGAGATAGGCATCCGCAATCGCATTGGTCATCTCTTTTTTGATCGACTCGATATTACGAATGGAGTAACCCGGCAGAATAGTGGAGAGGTTCAGTGACTCCTGATTGCCTGACGCTTTCTCGAACATTTCCACTAACAGATTTTTGTTGAGCGCTTCTTCTACAATATAGTTGCAGAGCAGGGATAACATGTTGGAGATTTTCACAATCTCTTCATAAGTCATCACAGGTAGCTGGGCGTAATCGTCTTTTAATTCCTCCAGCTTGGCTGCATGCATGGGCACGTTCTTGGATGTAACAATCTGCTCCAGATCACTACCCTTTTCCGGGTCGGCGAGTTTCACTTGTCCTGCCATGACGGCGCCGATATATTTGCCATCAATCGTGATCGGAATCGCGATATCAATAATATTGAAATGGCATAAATACACATAAGGCTCATTTAATCGAACCGCTTCCAGACCACCGCGCGAATCACATTTTTGGCAGTAGGAGAGAAGTTCGGGGTCTTTGCGTACATTCTGGCAGAAGGCCTGACAGCTGCTGTGACTGGTTATGGGAATACCTTTATAGTCAACAGTGAGGATCGCAAGTTTGGTAACTGTGGCGAGAGAATCTTGTAGACGCTTCCATTTATTAAGGTCGAGAATTTTATTGATATGCAGATATTCTTTAATCATTGGATGAAACCTCCATAGCTAACCTGATTCATGATGTAGGCCGTTAAAAGTTAGCAAGTTGTACATATTAAGATGTAATGATGACGGGTAATGTATAATGGGAGGTCAAAATTCAACCATCTCATGACAATAACATACCATGATTGCGCTAAAAAGCAAAAAATTACGATTGAAAATTATAATAATTTGTTATCAAAGTCCACTGTAAACCTGCTGCTCATGCGTTATATTAAGGTCAATTGTAAGAAATTAAAATTTGATCTAATGACTACACTATTTCATATCCTTAGGAGGCATATATTAATATGAGAAAAGCATTTATCAGCCCAACCAAATATGTACAAGGCGAAGACGAATTGTTGAACCTGGGGTACTTTGTTAAATCCTTCGGAGAATCTGCCTTGTTAATCGCACATCCGGATGATGTACAGCGTGTCAAAGCAAAGCTGGATGCAACAGCCGAGAAATTTAATATTACGTTTGTTGAAAGCGGTTTTAAAGGGGAATGTTCCCGTGAGGAAGTTGCTCGTCTGCAAGCGATCGCGAAGGAGAAAGGATGTGACTCTACCATCGGTCTGGGTGGCGGTAAAGCCATTGATGCAGCTAAATGTGTAGCTGAAGGCGAAGCACTGATCATCTGTCCAACGATTGCGGCAACAGACGCACCGACAAGTCACTCGGCTGTATTGTACACACCGGATGGTTCTTTCGATGACTATGCTTACTTCAAACAAAGCCCAAGTGTGGTACTCGTTGATACAACGGTAATCGCTAACGCACCAACACGTTTCCTCGTATCCGGTATGGGAGATGCGCTCTCTACATACTTCGAAGCAAGAGCAACAGCGAAATCCTATTCCCGTGTAAACGCAAGTCTTCCAATGGGTTCCCGCGAAGGATATACACCTTCTGCAGTTGGTACGAATGCGGCACTTGCACTGGCAAAACTGTGTTATGAAATGCTGCTGACTGACGGTGCGAAAGCAAAAGTAGCGAGTGACAGCAACGTTGTGACTCAAGCGCTGGAAAACATCGTTGAGACTAACATTCTGTTGTCAGGTCTTGGATTCGAAAGCGGCGGTCTGGCCGCAGCACATGCAATCCACAACGGTTTGACTGTTCTTGAGGGCACACATCACTTCTTCCACGGTGAAAAAGTATCCTTTGGCACAATTGCACAACTCGTGCTCGAAAATGCACCAACCGAAGAGCTGCATGAAGTTATGGACTTCTGTCTAGAAGTGGGACTGCCGATCAGCTTGGCGGACATCGGTGTAGACACGATTAGTCAGGAAGAGCTGTTGAAAGTGGCAGAGATCGCTTGTATTCCGGAAGAATCCATTCACGCGATGCCGTTCCCGATCACCGTTCCTGAAGTGGCTGCTGCCATTGCAGCCGCTGACCGCATGGGTCGTGAGTACAAAGCAGCTCGCCGGGAGGCAAAATAATGAAGAAAATTATTAACCAAGCAGAAAATGTTGTTATGGAAATGTGTAACGGGATTGCGCTCGCGCACCCGGAGCTTGTGTTCCTGAAAAAATATAAAGTCATTAAACGCAGAGAGATTCAGGCCGATAAAGTCAGCCTGATCAGTGGCGGTGGCAGTGGACATGAACCAGCTCACGCAGGTTATGTGGGAAAAGGTATGTTGGATGCAGCGGTATGTGGAGATGTGTTCGCATCTCCTTCCCAAATCCAGGTGTACCAAGCAATCAAGGCAACAGCCAGCAACAAGGGTACACTCTTGATCATCAAGAATTACAGCGGCGACATGATGAACTTCAAGAATGCAGCGCATCTGGCTGAAGAAGATGGCATCGATGTACAATATGTGCGTGTTGAGGATGACATCGCTGTACAAGACAGCTTGTATACCGTTGGGCGTCGCGGCGTTGCCGGCACTGTACTGGTTCACAAGATTGCTGGAGCAGCAGCCGAAGAAGGCCGCAGTCTGGCAGATGTGAAATCTGTTGCTGAGAAAGCAGCTCAGAACGTTCGCAGTATTGGTTTTGGATTCACATCCTGTACTGTGCCAGCCAAAGGCACACCGACCTTTGAAATTGCTGAAGATGAGATGGAATTTGGCGTAGGGATTCATGGTGAGCCAGGGATTCGCCGGGAAAAAATCGTATCTGCGGATGAGTTGGCAGGACGTATGGTTGAAGCGTTGCTTGCAGACATGAAGCTGGATACGGATGCTTCTGCTGAGATTGCAGTGCTGGTGAATGGTTTTGGCGCAACGCCACTGCAAGAACTGTACCTGCTCAACAATTCCGTTCAACGTGAGCTTGCAGGACATGCAGGTCTGAAGGTCGCTACTACGTTTGTAGGCAACTACATGACAAGTATTGATATGGCGGGTGCATCGGTTACGATCCTGAAACTGGATGATGAACTGAAGTCATTGTTGTTCAAGGAAAGTGATACCCCTGCATTTAAAGTATCTGGCCCTCCGGTAGCACAAGTGGCTTATTCCGAAGCGCTGGAAGCTGTTGTGGGTGAAGACGCTCCCGTATCTTACGAAGTGGAGACCGATGCATCAGCTGCGGTAATCGAAGGCAATCAATTCTCCCTGGATAATGTCGTCTATCTGATCGATAAAATGGGTGAGATCATCATCAAGAACGAAGTGCCATTCTGTGAACTGGATTCCCATGCCGGGGATGGCGATTTCGGTATGAGTGTAGCCAAAGGCTTCCGCCAGTTGAAACGCGAATGGAATCATATCATTAACGAAGATAAGAAAAACATCGGTTCGTTCCTCGACGCATGTTCATTGGTCATCATGGAATATTGTGGCGGAGCATCCGGTCCAATCTGGGGTTCAGCATTCCGTGCGGCTGGCAAAGCAGTAGGGGACAAACAGCAGTTGAACGTTGCTGAATTTGCTGACATGATCCATGCAGCTGTGCAGGGGATTCAATCCACAGGAGAACGCTCCTTCGGACGTGGTGCTGTTGTAGGCGACAAAACCTTGATCGATGCACTCGTTCCGTGTGCTGATTCCTGGACGCAAAGCGCGGAGTCTGGCGATGACTTCAAAACCGCATTTGCCAAAGGTGCAGCAGCTGCCGTTGACGGTGCGAAGAAAACGGAAGATATCGTGGCACGTATGGGCCGAGCAGGTACTGTCGGCGATCGCAGTCTGGGCTACCCTGATGCTGGCGCGTATGCGCTGGGTGTTATTTTCACAGAGCTGTCCGAATCGATGAAATAAGGAATCTTATCGTTCTAGATGAATTGAACTAAACATTTACACGAGAACGTAGAGGACAGAAACAACCTGAAAAAGCGGAGCTAAAAGCTTTCTGCAAGAAAGCTACTTCGGAAGCATACACTTCGCCTTTATCCCCAGATTTTCCCCTTTGTAAAGCCTAATATAAAAATCTGGGGATAACAGCGATCAGAAGGTTGTTCTGTCATCGGAGTGGCAAGTGTAAATATTCTTTAGTTCAATTTATATAGATGAATTATTGAAAAAATGAATAAAAGAAATAGGACACTCCTAAAGCAATTAGGATTGTCCTATTTTTTTGAATATCGTTTAACTCCAGAATTTTTTAATCACTTCGTGCTTCAATAGCTGTCACAACCGGCTCAAGGAAGCGTCCCGACTGGTCTAAATCTGTCTTTGATTTCTCTGCAATAACGCGTTGTTCCTCCGCATGATATAAAATGACGGCACGATACTGACTTTTTCGATCAAAAGAATTGAATGAGGCCAACTACGAATTCGTACACAAAATATAGAGAGAACCCAAGTAACATAATTCCAGCAATGACCGAAACCCAACGAATCATTTGGCGGCTCATTACTTTTCTTGTTACTGAAACAATAGATAACAGGCCTAAATCATGAATCAAAATTCCGCTCATCACTCCAAATGCTGCAATGGCAAAGCTTCCTGAGTGGGAAGAACTATAGGATTGGGAAAGAACCGCACCAAATACGGAAACCCAAAATACTAAGTTACCAGGTGATACTGCAACAAGCAATCCGTTTCGATATGTACTAAAAAATGACTTCTGTGTCTTTTCATCTGCCGGGGTGATATCTTTATCGGCATTTTTGATTGAATCGTAACCCAGATATGCGAGGAACCCTGCACCTACGATCCAGAGAGGCGTTTGAACATACGGCAAGGCCAGTACGGAAGCAAAGCCGAAGTACAGAGCAAGTATAAGTAAAATATCAATCGTCATGCCACCAATACCTACGGCCCATCCGTGAATAAACCCATTTTTCAATCCTTGCTTTGTCATTTCTACTGTAATTGCTCCAACAGGCATGGCTATGGCAAGACCGATTAAAAAATACTTAACATAAATATCCATTGAACATTTCCTTCCACATCTATGATTCATTTTTACTGTATACAATAAAAGTGTATTTTTTAATTTACAATATACATTTGGTAATATCAAGCGGTCACTCAATAAAATGGAGTTCAGATGGATGCATATTGTTCAATGTACATCATTATAAAATGTCGATTTTTTATGCATATAAATACATAGAATAGAATATTTGGTTCATAATTTCGCCATGAATTAAAACAATTAGGTTGTTGAAAATGCCTTCTAACTTGTTATAATATAACCTATTGATATTGATAATCACTATCATTTGTTGTTTTGTTACTCTGCACTATAGTGAAAAGGGGTTAAGATTATTTTCTAAATTTACGTCTGAGGAGGTATATGATACTGAGTTTATCCAACGCAGTACGCTGCTTGGGAATCCAAATTTTCTATATCTAGGGGGATATAAATTAAATGAGAAAGTCTATTTCTTCAAAATTAATGTTGATCATGGTTGCAGCTTTAACTTTGGTGTTGGCAGCTTGTTCAAGTAATGAACCTGCTACGACGGATACTGTGAATACAGAGGCTACAACTTCCGATGCTGCTACTACAGCTACACCCACAACTGTTGAAATTACGGATGCTCATGGAACGGTAACTGTGCCAGTAAATCCAACGAAGATCGTTGCTCTGGATAACAGAACATTTGAGACTCTGTCTACTTGGGGCGTCAAATTAGCAGCAGCGCCGAAGGATGTAATGCCTGCGGATTCACCGTATGTGGCGGATGAATCGGTACAAAATATTGGAAATCATCGTGAACCAAATCTTGAACTATTGGCTTCGATACAGCCTGACCTTGTCATTGTTGGTCAACGATTTGCTGGATTCTATGAAGATATCAAAAAATTAGTGCCTAATGCAGCAGTGATTGACCTTAACATTGAGCTTGAAGAAACAGCATCACCTGGAGATAACTTTGTGAATGGACTTAAAGATGCAACAACCAATTTAGGGAAAATTTTCGAGAAGCAAGAAGAAGCCAGCCAACTGATTGCTGATTTTGATAAAGCTATTGAAGAAGCTAAGGCCGCTTATAATGGTGAAGATAAAATTATGAGTGTTGTCGTTTCTGGTGGAAACATTGGTTTCTCGGCTCCTCTTACTGGACGTGTGTGGGGACCATTGTATGACATTTTCGGCTGGGTTCCAGCACTAGAAGTGGACAAATCTTCTTCTGATCATCAAGGTGATGATATTTCTGTTGAAGCGATCGCCCAAAGCAATCCGGATTGGATTTTCGTACTGGATCGGGATGCAGCTGTATCTGCTGAAGAAGGTGCCGTTCCGGCTCAGGACGTTATTGATAACTCACCTGCTCTGAAAAACACAACAGCTATTACTCAAAAACAAATCGTTTATGCTCCAAACGACACATACACCAATGAATCGATTGAAACTTTCTTGGAGTTGATTAACAATCTTACGAAAGCTCTAGCTAAACAGTAAAAAGGAGTATGCTGCAGTGCAGAAAAATTTAATACCAAAATTAGCTGGGGTTGAGAATTCTCAACCCCAGCGTCATAATCCGAAAAAGCTATGGACCATACCTTTTATCATTGCGATTATAGCCACTATTATTTTAGGCATTACATCACTGCTTATTGGAGTCTATGACATACGAGGACAAGCCGATGGAATGGAGATGTTCTTCATTACTCGTGTCCCAAGAACTGTTGCATTAATGCTTACCGGTGCCGCCATGGCAATGGCTGGACTGGTCATGCAGCTTATTACACAGAATCGCTTGGTGGAACCTACCACAACAGGAACAATGGAATGGTCAGGTCTGGGGATCATGTTTATTTATCTGGTCTTTCCTGCACCGAGCTTAACACTAAGAATGACTGGTGCAATCATTTTTTCTTTTATAGGAACGATGATTTTTTTTATGTTTCTAAAGAAAGTTAAACTCCGTTCGTCTTTAGTTGTCCCGATTATTGGGATGATGCTTGGAGCAGTCATTTCTGCATTTTCAACTTTCGTTGGACTTGTATTCCAAATGACTCAAAATATTGAAAGCTGGTTTGCAGGCTCCTTTTCATCTGTGCAAATTGGCAGGTATGAATATTTATGGCTCATTGTATTGGTGACTATTCTTATTTTTGTTTTTGCTGATCGGTTGACTTTAGCTGGTCTTGGAGAAGATGTCGCTACTAGTCTTGGTGTAAATTATGACAGGATCATTCTTTTGGGTACTGCGCTTATTTCACTGGCCGTTGGAATCGTTGCAGCTGTCATTGGGAACTTGCCTTTTCTAGGGTTAATTGTCCCCAATATCGTTTCCATGTTTAGGGGTGACGATCTCAGGAGCAATTTGCCATGGGTGTGCTTATTAGGGATGGGCAGTATCATTGTTTGTGATATCCTGTCTCGTGTCATCATCATGCCTTTTGAAATACCTGTCTCCATGATCCTTGGAACAGTGGGAGCCGTCGTATTTATTGTCATTTTGTTAAGACAAAGGCGGTCAACAAGGAGGGTAAGATGAGCGACTTAGCAAGTAGAAATCCACTGAATATCGAAATCGATTCTAGCCGTCGTCCTAAAAAAAGATCAGCTAGAGCCTTCCGTACCAAGAAAGAAGAAAAGCGCTATTGGATTTTGCTGATAACATTGATTGTTCTGGGCGTTTTTGCATCAGTTGGGCTACTGATTTATAACAATCCGGTCCCGGTATCGTCTCCTTCGTTTATACCTGTTGTTACAAGAAGAGTAGTTGCTCTGGTTTCAATGCTGATCGCTGCAATCTGCCAAAGTTTATCCACGGTTGCATTTCAATCGATTACGAATAACAGAATTATCACTCCGTCCCTTTTAGGTTTTGATGCTATCTATTCAACCATTCATACGAGTACTATATTTTTCCTTGGTGCTACGGTATTTGTGAATTTTAGCGGTGTTGATTCCTTTTTATATCAAGTTGCTGCAATGGTCATCATGTGTTTGATTCTTTATGGATGGCTACTTTCGGGAAAATACGGCAATTTACAACTTCTGCTTCTAGTCGGTATTATCATTGGGACCGGGCTGAGATCCGTATCTTCATTTATGAGAAGACTTCTAGCACCGTCCGAGTTTGATATTTTGCAGGCAAGAATGTTTGCTTCCGTGAATAATGCGGATTCTGCCTATTTCCCGATTGCGATTCCTATCGTCATCATTACAGCGATCCTGCTGCTTGCTAATGCAAAGAGGTTAAATGTGTTATCGTTGGGTAAGGATGTCTCGACTTCCTTGGGAACTAAACATCAAAGTAGTGTGATTTATACGCTGATCCTGGTTTCCATATTGATGGCCATTTCGACGGCTTTGGTTGGACCACTTACATTCTATGGATTTTTAGTTGCGATTTTGAGTTATCAGGCCGCGCAAACCTATGATCACAGATATGTTTTCCCAATGGCTCTTGCGATAGGGTTTGTGATCTTAACCGGTGCATACTTTATTATGAATCATGTTTTCAATGCCCAAGGTGTTGTTTCCATCATTATAGAATTGGTTGGCGGCCTAACATTTTTAATTGTGATTTTAAGGAAGGGTTCTTTATGATACAGATCAATAATGTCAAAAAAACCTATGCAGCCGAGGTAGAGATCGGCCCTTTGAATATTCATATACCCAAAGCCGGTCTTACTTCATTGATTGGGCCCAATGGTGCGGGGAAGTCGACGACACTTCTGATGATCGGAAGACTTTTGGATTTGGACGAAGGTCAGATCAAGGTTGCCAATATGGATGTTTCCACGACCAAGTCAAAAGACTTGGCCAAGATTGTAACGGTTTTACGACAAGAAAATCATTTTGTCACAAGGCTTACCGTTAGGCAACTTGCCGGATTCGGACGGTTTCCTTATTCTAAGGGAAGATTAACGGATGAGGATGAAGCTATTATTTCTAAATATATTGATTTTCTAGACTTAACTGATCTGGAAAATAGATATTTAGATGAGATTTCTGGTGGTCAAAGGCAAAGAGCTTATGTCGCCATGGTTTTGTGTCAGGAGACGGAATATGTACTTTTGGACGAGCCTTTGAACAATCTGGATGTTGCGCGTTCTGTTCGGATGATGGAGCATTTGAGATATGCTACTAATGAATTCGGAAGAACCATTCTGACGGTTATGCATGATATCAATTTTGCCGCCAAATATTCGGATCGAATATGTGCTATGAAAGATGGCCAAATTGCTGCTTTTGGAACCGTAGAAGAAGTGATGGACCCTGAAATTTTAACAGATATTTTTGAAACTAAAATTGAAATTATCGATGGTCCGTATGGACCGATAGCGATCTATTAACCACAAGATTTAATGAAAAGTTGTTTGTTTAAATGAAGTAAAAAGCAGAGTGATTAATCACTCTGCTTTTTACTTCATTTTTTGCAATACATAACTCT from Paenibacillus sp. FSL R5-0341 harbors:
- a CDS encoding LysR family transcriptional regulator, translated to MDIRKLRYFITVAEELHFHRAAEKLNMTQPPLSQQIQNLEEELGVKLLERTRKMVRLTPAGAVFLEQARLILAQLDRSIQLTQKADQGIIGHITVAFVDSASGSIMVDVLRKFRAAYPQIELTLREMTSSQQLQALEDGQIHIGFLRYQEDTRHVSFRPCQMETLIAVLPDHHPMASQTQVSIRELADEDFILFPRHLGSPFHRLVLDYCRAHGVDPRITQEAIQMYTIVNLVAAGMGISIVPSSVDVFQRKGVVFLPLQENPPSVPLYTAWRTDMNQEVVSRFMNFVDECV
- a CDS encoding aldo/keto reductase family protein encodes the protein MEYRKLGNSGLTVSEISLGNWITHGAQVEDGIAEACVRAALDAGITTFDTADVYSNTKAESVLGQALKDVRRESIELCTKVCHPTGSGHNDRGLSRKHIMEACHGSLRRLQTDYIDVYYAHRYDYNTPLEETFLAFADLVRQGKVHYIGVSEWNADQIARGAALARELRVPFIASQPQYSMLWRVIEQEVVPASDQVGLGQITWSPLAQGILSGKYVPNEALPTGSRAAGEAGAPFFNKLAGQWLRADVLTAVQELVPLAKEIGLTLPQLAVAWVLQHSYVSSVIIGASRPEQVLENVKASDVKLDPEIMTRIDEILNPWIERDPAKTG
- a CDS encoding PocR ligand-binding domain-containing protein; amino-acid sequence: MIKEYLHINKILDLNKWKRLQDSLATVTKLAILTVDYKGIPITSHSSCQAFCQNVRKDPELLSYCQKCDSRGGLEAVRLNEPYVYLCHFNIIDIAIPITIDGKYIGAVMAGQVKLADPEKGSDLEQIVTSKNVPMHAAKLEELKDDYAQLPVMTYEEIVKISNMLSLLCNYIVEEALNKNLLVEMFEKASGNQESLNLSTILPGYSIRNIESIKKEMTNAIADAYLKNSPSDAESSSPVLQPAFEYIHSHKSEQVSLKQMADLCHLSPSYFSRLFAKETGENFTTYLARLKIKWAKQLLEVTDMPVSQISDELGFNESGYFIKIFKKFEEITPALYRKYIQEKM
- a CDS encoding glycerol dehydrogenase, translating into MRKAFISPTKYVQGEDELLNLGYFVKSFGESALLIAHPDDVQRVKAKLDATAEKFNITFVESGFKGECSREEVARLQAIAKEKGCDSTIGLGGGKAIDAAKCVAEGEALIICPTIAATDAPTSHSAVLYTPDGSFDDYAYFKQSPSVVLVDTTVIANAPTRFLVSGMGDALSTYFEARATAKSYSRVNASLPMGSREGYTPSAVGTNAALALAKLCYEMLLTDGAKAKVASDSNVVTQALENIVETNILLSGLGFESGGLAAAHAIHNGLTVLEGTHHFFHGEKVSFGTIAQLVLENAPTEELHEVMDFCLEVGLPISLADIGVDTISQEELLKVAEIACIPEESIHAMPFPITVPEVAAAIAAADRMGREYKAARREAK
- the dhaK gene encoding dihydroxyacetone kinase subunit DhaK, producing the protein MKKIINQAENVVMEMCNGIALAHPELVFLKKYKVIKRREIQADKVSLISGGGSGHEPAHAGYVGKGMLDAAVCGDVFASPSQIQVYQAIKATASNKGTLLIIKNYSGDMMNFKNAAHLAEEDGIDVQYVRVEDDIAVQDSLYTVGRRGVAGTVLVHKIAGAAAEEGRSLADVKSVAEKAAQNVRSIGFGFTSCTVPAKGTPTFEIAEDEMEFGVGIHGEPGIRREKIVSADELAGRMVEALLADMKLDTDASAEIAVLVNGFGATPLQELYLLNNSVQRELAGHAGLKVATTFVGNYMTSIDMAGASVTILKLDDELKSLLFKESDTPAFKVSGPPVAQVAYSEALEAVVGEDAPVSYEVETDASAAVIEGNQFSLDNVVYLIDKMGEIIIKNEVPFCELDSHAGDGDFGMSVAKGFRQLKREWNHIINEDKKNIGSFLDACSLVIMEYCGGASGPIWGSAFRAAGKAVGDKQQLNVAEFADMIHAAVQGIQSTGERSFGRGAVVGDKTLIDALVPCADSWTQSAESGDDFKTAFAKGAAAAVDGAKKTEDIVARMGRAGTVGDRSLGYPDAGAYALGVIFTELSESMK
- a CDS encoding peptide-methionine (S)-S-oxide reductase — protein: MASFNSFDRKSQYRAVILYHAEEQRVIAEKSKTDLDQSGRFLEPVVTAIEARSD
- a CDS encoding LysE family transporter, whose amino-acid sequence is MDIYVKYFLIGLAIAMPVGAITVEMTKQGLKNGFIHGWAVGIGGMTIDILLILALYFGFASVLALPYVQTPLWIVGAGFLAYLGYDSIKNADKDITPADEKTQKSFFSTYRNGLLVAVSPGNLVFWVSVFGAVLSQSYSSSHSGSFAIAAFGVMSGILIHDLGLLSIVSVTRKVMSRQMIRWVSVIAGIMLLGFSLYFVYEFVVGLIQFF
- a CDS encoding siderophore ABC transporter substrate-binding protein, with the protein product MRKSISSKLMLIMVAALTLVLAACSSNEPATTDTVNTEATTSDAATTATPTTVEITDAHGTVTVPVNPTKIVALDNRTFETLSTWGVKLAAAPKDVMPADSPYVADESVQNIGNHREPNLELLASIQPDLVIVGQRFAGFYEDIKKLVPNAAVIDLNIELEETASPGDNFVNGLKDATTNLGKIFEKQEEASQLIADFDKAIEEAKAAYNGEDKIMSVVVSGGNIGFSAPLTGRVWGPLYDIFGWVPALEVDKSSSDHQGDDISVEAIAQSNPDWIFVLDRDAAVSAEEGAVPAQDVIDNSPALKNTTAITQKQIVYAPNDTYTNESIETFLELINNLTKALAKQ
- a CDS encoding iron chelate uptake ABC transporter family permease subunit, with protein sequence MQKNLIPKLAGVENSQPQRHNPKKLWTIPFIIAIIATIILGITSLLIGVYDIRGQADGMEMFFITRVPRTVALMLTGAAMAMAGLVMQLITQNRLVEPTTTGTMEWSGLGIMFIYLVFPAPSLTLRMTGAIIFSFIGTMIFFMFLKKVKLRSSLVVPIIGMMLGAVISAFSTFVGLVFQMTQNIESWFAGSFSSVQIGRYEYLWLIVLVTILIFVFADRLTLAGLGEDVATSLGVNYDRIILLGTALISLAVGIVAAVIGNLPFLGLIVPNIVSMFRGDDLRSNLPWVCLLGMGSIIVCDILSRVIIMPFEIPVSMILGTVGAVVFIVILLRQRRSTRRVR
- a CDS encoding iron chelate uptake ABC transporter family permease subunit; this translates as MSDLASRNPLNIEIDSSRRPKKRSARAFRTKKEEKRYWILLITLIVLGVFASVGLLIYNNPVPVSSPSFIPVVTRRVVALVSMLIAAICQSLSTVAFQSITNNRIITPSLLGFDAIYSTIHTSTIFFLGATVFVNFSGVDSFLYQVAAMVIMCLILYGWLLSGKYGNLQLLLLVGIIIGTGLRSVSSFMRRLLAPSEFDILQARMFASVNNADSAYFPIAIPIVIITAILLLANAKRLNVLSLGKDVSTSLGTKHQSSVIYTLILVSILMAISTALVGPLTFYGFLVAILSYQAAQTYDHRYVFPMALAIGFVILTGAYFIMNHVFNAQGVVSIIIELVGGLTFLIVILRKGSL